The Algoriphagus sp. TR-M9 genome has a window encoding:
- a CDS encoding aspartate aminotransferase family protein, producing MNNLDLYTKDKENYLPTFNRFPLAFIKGKGSRLWDANGKEYIDLLAGIAVTNVGHCHPKVVSAVQKQAAELMHISNFFVTPQQVALSELLVKISGLDRVFLTNSGAESVEGAIKIARRYAHKHGLGGKIISMQNSFHGRTLATIATGQEKYQQGFGPIPTGFAQVPFNDLSAVEAAIDKETSAVIVEPIQGEGGVVPAEKAYLEGLRNLCDEKGILLIFDEIQCGIGRTGKWFAKDHFGVQPDIMTLAKGLGGGAPIGAILCNDKVANAIEFGDHGTTFGGNPLVAASAIATIEVINEEHLCKRATETSEWLRGKLAELIAKHDELVDVRGVGLMLGIIMKSEAKPVVLRLLEEGVVANATAGNILRLVPALNISRDELNLFLEKLDAVLSETKISA from the coding sequence ATGAACAATTTAGATTTATACACTAAAGACAAAGAAAATTACCTTCCCACTTTTAACCGTTTTCCCTTGGCATTTATCAAGGGAAAAGGGAGTAGACTCTGGGATGCAAATGGGAAAGAATACATAGACTTACTAGCTGGAATAGCAGTAACTAATGTAGGACATTGTCACCCAAAAGTAGTTTCAGCAGTGCAAAAGCAAGCCGCTGAACTGATGCATATTTCCAACTTTTTTGTAACTCCGCAGCAGGTTGCACTTAGCGAGTTGTTAGTGAAAATCTCAGGATTAGACCGGGTTTTCTTGACGAATTCAGGTGCTGAATCTGTGGAGGGAGCGATCAAAATTGCCCGTAGATATGCGCATAAGCATGGACTAGGCGGGAAAATCATTTCTATGCAAAACTCTTTTCACGGCCGTACGCTGGCTACCATTGCGACTGGGCAGGAGAAATATCAGCAGGGCTTTGGCCCGATCCCAACAGGATTTGCTCAAGTGCCTTTTAATGACCTTTCAGCAGTGGAAGCTGCGATTGATAAAGAAACTTCCGCAGTGATTGTGGAGCCGATTCAAGGTGAAGGAGGAGTTGTTCCTGCGGAAAAAGCGTATTTGGAAGGATTGCGAAACTTATGTGATGAGAAAGGTATTTTGTTGATTTTTGACGAAATCCAGTGTGGAATTGGTAGAACAGGGAAATGGTTTGCTAAGGATCATTTCGGAGTGCAGCCGGATATCATGACTTTGGCCAAAGGCCTAGGCGGAGGAGCGCCAATAGGGGCTATTCTCTGTAATGATAAGGTGGCTAACGCAATAGAGTTTGGTGATCATGGGACGACTTTCGGAGGAAATCCACTGGTGGCCGCTTCTGCTATAGCCACGATAGAAGTGATCAATGAGGAGCATCTCTGCAAAAGAGCTACTGAAACCAGTGAATGGCTGAGAGGCAAACTGGCTGAGTTGATCGCAAAACACGATGAGCTGGTAGATGTCCGAGGTGTAGGCTTGATGCTAGGAATTATCATGAAATCTGAAGCCAAGCCTGTGGTATTGCGTCTTTTGGAAGAGGGGGTTGTAGCCAATGCTACTGCCGGGAATATTTTAAGACTGGTGCCTGCGCTGAATATCAGCAGAGATGAATTGAATTTGTTTCTTGAAAAACTAGATGCAGTCCTTTCCGAAACCAAAATATCAGCCTAA
- a CDS encoding Uma2 family endonuclease: protein MESDEKDLVKEPFTEYGVYSYADYLTWDIDEMVELIKGKVFRSAAAAPRMKHQQIVLRLGSAFLQFLENKPCEAFIAPFDVRLPVKSRKNEDIFTVVQPDICVVCDRSKLDDAGCLGAPDLIVEVLSPGNNKKELKNKYEVYEESGVREYWVIHPSEETLMIYSLIDGKYNPSRLFTRGDIVKSECIAGFELDLEKFFEKID, encoded by the coding sequence ATGGAATCAGATGAAAAAGATCTTGTAAAAGAGCCATTTACAGAATATGGCGTATATTCTTATGCGGACTATCTGACTTGGGATATCGATGAAATGGTCGAGCTCATCAAGGGAAAAGTGTTTCGATCTGCTGCCGCTGCGCCGAGAATGAAGCATCAGCAGATAGTCCTACGTTTAGGTTCAGCATTTTTACAATTCCTCGAAAATAAACCCTGCGAAGCATTTATCGCCCCATTTGACGTAAGGCTCCCAGTGAAATCCCGAAAGAATGAAGACATATTCACGGTAGTTCAGCCTGATATATGTGTGGTTTGCGATCGTTCGAAATTAGATGATGCAGGTTGTCTAGGTGCTCCGGATTTAATCGTAGAAGTACTTTCTCCAGGGAATAATAAGAAGGAGTTAAAGAACAAATATGAAGTTTACGAGGAATCCGGTGTGCGTGAATATTGGGTTATTCATCCCTCTGAGGAGACGCTGATGATCTATAGCCTGATCGACGGAAAGTATAATCCTTCCAGACTTTTTACACGTGGAGACATCGTCAAGTCTGAATGCATCGCCGGATTTGAACTGGATCTTGAGAAGTTTTTTGAAAAAATAGATTAG
- a CDS encoding polysaccharide pyruvyl transferase family protein — translation MTKVLIIGAFDRYNYGDLLFPLVIERQLSTYGKDFKFEYFGLVESDLTSVGGLPTKGLQDFYKACSDPNDPVHVIIAGGEALGVTWNSLYAALNPLFQQINKRHVRVNKLLDLNAWTKKILKGKTTLPFVFDKSDFAGVQSVTLNSLGGSGLSAATFEKYDFLKEKLQNADYFAVRDQLTVDNLARNGVEADLFPDSAILMSEFYPLNFLHKNVTQEVAGYVAEHSGKYVFAQINKKTTRGHEQTIADGLDEIYQKGNTEICLCPIGKALDHDDHEALQEIGTLLKSPFTYFDADNIWDIMYLIANAKCYVGTSLHGAITALSYAVPHVGLKVEKLGAYLATWGLEGNQRAIEFSEIYEQFEVASNVTEEALEASRDRQFTEIKKGFDKMVKVLQ, via the coding sequence ATGACAAAAGTCTTAATTATTGGCGCCTTTGACCGATACAATTACGGGGATTTACTTTTTCCATTGGTGATCGAAAGGCAATTGAGTACCTACGGAAAGGATTTCAAATTCGAGTATTTCGGTTTGGTTGAGAGTGATCTTACATCTGTAGGCGGTTTGCCGACCAAAGGGCTTCAGGATTTCTACAAAGCCTGCAGTGACCCAAATGATCCTGTGCACGTGATTATCGCGGGTGGTGAGGCATTGGGAGTGACATGGAATTCGCTTTATGCTGCGCTGAATCCACTTTTCCAACAAATTAATAAGAGGCATGTCCGGGTAAATAAATTGTTGGATCTCAATGCCTGGACTAAGAAGATCCTGAAAGGAAAGACCACACTTCCTTTTGTGTTTGATAAATCTGATTTTGCCGGAGTACAATCTGTGACGCTGAATTCACTTGGTGGTTCAGGGTTAAGTGCTGCCACTTTCGAAAAGTATGATTTCTTGAAAGAGAAGCTTCAGAATGCGGATTACTTTGCAGTACGGGATCAGCTGACTGTCGATAATCTGGCAAGAAATGGCGTGGAGGCGGATCTATTTCCTGATTCAGCGATTTTGATGTCTGAGTTTTACCCGTTGAATTTCCTACATAAAAATGTCACCCAAGAGGTGGCTGGATATGTGGCTGAGCATTCTGGAAAGTATGTTTTTGCTCAAATAAATAAGAAAACTACACGTGGTCACGAACAGACCATTGCGGATGGTCTGGATGAGATTTATCAAAAAGGGAATACTGAAATCTGCCTTTGCCCAATCGGGAAAGCACTGGATCACGACGATCATGAAGCTCTTCAGGAGATTGGGACACTATTGAAAAGTCCTTTTACTTATTTTGATGCAGACAATATCTGGGACATCATGTACCTGATCGCCAATGCGAAATGCTATGTGGGCACGAGTTTGCATGGAGCAATTACGGCATTGAGTTATGCGGTTCCGCATGTAGGATTGAAGGTAGAAAAGCTAGGTGCTTATTTGGCTACTTGGGGATTGGAAGGGAATCAGCGCGCTATTGAGTTCTCGGAAATCTATGAGCAATTCGAGGTGGCCTCGAATGTTACAGAAGAAGCTTTGGAAGCATCCCGGGATAGGCAATTCACAGAAATCAAAAAGGGATTTGATAAAATGGTGAAGGTGCTTCAATAA
- the argJ gene encoding bifunctional glutamate N-acetyltransferase/amino-acid acetyltransferase ArgJ translates to MIQNITNVRGIKCWGAHTGVKSMKRDLAIIYSEVPAAAAGTLTQNKVRAEPIKITEKNLENNRAQVIICNAGNANACTGEQGREGAEAMVKTTAELLRIPEEDVIVASTGIIGVEFPTEDVVEGLKVNIPKLSDELKAGSFVANAILTTDTFAKEGFVDFEHDGTKINMAGVAKGSGMIHPNMATMLAFIVTDFNIDEKLLQEAVSYCVDRSFNMITVDGDTSTNDMVAVMANGLAGNRKVKSKEDPGYELFQEKLLQILTHLAKLIVSDGEGASKFVEYKVTKARTEAIARTIVRSISDSTLVKTAMFGRDPNWGRIIAAAGNAGVSFNYKKVNLYIGDQNHLVQVLDKGNPVEFEKSYMKKLLRESHIRVHMELNTGEEEGIGWGSDLTTDYVMFNSVYTT, encoded by the coding sequence ATGATACAGAATATTACGAATGTTCGCGGCATCAAATGCTGGGGAGCACATACAGGCGTGAAATCCATGAAACGGGATTTGGCCATAATTTATTCGGAAGTCCCAGCAGCAGCGGCGGGGACTTTGACTCAAAATAAGGTGCGGGCTGAGCCTATCAAAATCACCGAGAAAAATCTGGAAAATAACCGTGCTCAGGTGATCATTTGCAACGCTGGAAATGCAAATGCATGTACCGGTGAGCAGGGAAGAGAAGGAGCAGAGGCTATGGTAAAAACCACCGCTGAGCTATTGAGGATTCCAGAAGAGGATGTGATAGTAGCATCTACAGGTATCATCGGTGTGGAGTTTCCCACAGAAGATGTGGTAGAGGGGCTCAAAGTCAACATCCCTAAACTCAGTGATGAGTTGAAAGCAGGTTCTTTTGTGGCCAATGCGATTTTAACCACAGATACCTTTGCCAAAGAGGGATTTGTTGATTTTGAACATGACGGCACCAAAATTAATATGGCTGGTGTAGCTAAGGGTTCCGGCATGATCCATCCTAACATGGCAACTATGCTTGCTTTTATAGTGACGGATTTCAATATCGATGAAAAGCTGCTTCAAGAGGCTGTGAGCTACTGCGTAGATCGTTCATTTAACATGATCACAGTAGATGGAGACACGTCTACCAATGACATGGTTGCAGTCATGGCAAATGGCCTGGCCGGAAACAGAAAGGTGAAAAGTAAGGAAGATCCAGGCTATGAGCTGTTTCAGGAAAAACTGCTTCAAATTCTTACCCACCTTGCAAAACTAATAGTTTCGGACGGAGAAGGTGCCTCAAAATTTGTAGAATATAAAGTGACCAAAGCAAGAACTGAGGCCATTGCCAGAACCATTGTTCGGTCTATTTCAGACTCTACTTTGGTGAAAACAGCTATGTTTGGTCGTGATCCAAACTGGGGAAGAATCATAGCAGCAGCGGGGAATGCAGGGGTTTCTTTCAACTATAAAAAGGTGAATCTCTATATCGGTGATCAAAATCACCTAGTTCAGGTGCTGGACAAAGGAAACCCGGTGGAGTTTGAAAAGTCATACATGAAAAAATTGCTTCGTGAATCCCATATTCGCGTTCACATGGAACTGAATACCGGTGAAGAAGAAGGAATAGGCTGGGGATCAGATCTGACCACGGATTACGTGATGTTCAATTCTGTTTATACGACTTGA
- a CDS encoding lipopolysaccharide biosynthesis protein, translated as MSTKPVAVHRIFSGSVWGILAKILDAAAKFVTIPLLVGYYGKADYGLIALAFSLNAYLRLMDLGMNVGSVRFFSMWEAKSDWENIGKASRSSIIFYGTIGLVNALIFIFMANYGQFFFNLKPDQIPTYRIMMYILSASTVLNWLSNVIIQLLSAKDELGYVNRVTVVSSVLNFLVAIIAIHFKWSLPLYFLFYTISTLVPIPLNILKLGVFPTPRTKLLKPQWDGKIFREIIGYSSAIFLMGLFQLTANELRPILLAKFASGIDVLTDYRVIQTIAMLIISFGTIFLQVLLPSASKVYQEGNHPKMEKMVFTATRYISIFLSFIVFLLVLNSESILLLYMGKDYLHLAAWLNIWLLTVLLNMHNTPVASLVLSSGKTRFLIYSSATACILSLPITIILAPTLNVGAAVIGYLAYMLIQIGFFYIYYIPKVLKLDSKKIFFGAFSPSVLGALIAFAIAFGAGKWIEMPEGLLGMIISSVIFTTVFAAFHFLFIIKSADIEFLRIKLLKRKPSNEQE; from the coding sequence TTGAGCACCAAACCAGTTGCAGTCCATCGTATTTTTTCAGGTTCAGTCTGGGGGATTTTAGCCAAAATTCTGGATGCCGCCGCCAAGTTTGTCACCATACCCTTATTGGTGGGTTATTATGGCAAAGCTGACTATGGATTGATCGCTTTGGCTTTTTCCCTCAATGCCTATTTAAGACTCATGGATTTGGGAATGAACGTGGGTTCTGTACGCTTTTTCTCCATGTGGGAAGCTAAATCTGACTGGGAAAATATCGGAAAAGCCTCCCGATCCAGCATCATTTTCTATGGAACGATCGGCTTGGTAAATGCCCTGATATTCATATTCATGGCCAATTACGGCCAGTTTTTCTTCAATCTCAAACCAGATCAGATTCCAACTTACCGGATCATGATGTATATACTTTCGGCAAGCACAGTCTTGAATTGGCTCTCGAATGTGATCATCCAATTGCTCAGCGCCAAAGATGAATTGGGATATGTGAATCGTGTCACAGTAGTCAGTAGCGTATTAAATTTCCTGGTTGCAATTATCGCAATTCATTTCAAGTGGTCGCTCCCGCTTTATTTCCTTTTCTATACCATTTCGACACTTGTACCTATACCACTGAATATTTTAAAGTTAGGAGTATTCCCTACTCCTCGAACTAAACTTCTAAAACCACAATGGGATGGGAAGATTTTCAGAGAAATAATCGGATACAGTTCTGCGATATTTCTGATGGGTTTATTCCAGCTCACTGCAAATGAATTGCGTCCAATCTTATTGGCCAAATTCGCCTCGGGTATCGATGTGTTAACTGATTATCGAGTGATTCAGACCATTGCGATGCTGATCATTTCCTTTGGAACGATCTTCCTGCAGGTACTTTTACCCTCAGCTTCCAAAGTATATCAGGAGGGAAACCATCCTAAAATGGAAAAGATGGTTTTCACTGCCACACGATACATTTCTATCTTTTTAAGTTTTATAGTCTTTCTGCTGGTGTTGAATTCAGAATCAATCCTGCTCCTCTATATGGGGAAGGATTACCTCCATTTGGCGGCTTGGCTAAACATTTGGCTGCTCACGGTACTACTCAATATGCACAATACTCCTGTTGCTAGTCTGGTGCTTTCTTCTGGCAAAACCCGTTTCCTGATTTACTCCTCAGCGACGGCATGTATTCTATCGCTTCCGATCACAATCATTCTAGCTCCCACGCTAAATGTAGGCGCTGCGGTAATTGGTTACTTGGCTTATATGCTAATTCAGATCGGTTTTTTCTATATTTATTACATTCCAAAAGTGCTGAAACTCGATAGCAAGAAGATATTCTTTGGTGCATTTTCACCTTCTGTACTGGGTGCTTTGATTGCTTTTGCAATTGCTTTTGGTGCGGGAAAATGGATAGAAATGCCAGAAGGCCTGCTCGGAATGATTATCAGTTCGGTGATTTTCACTACGGTTTTTGCCGCATTCCACTTTCTGTTTATCATCAAATCCGCGGATATTGAATTTCTGCGCATAAAACTTCTGAAAAGAAAACCATCCAATGAGCAAGAATAA
- the argC gene encoding N-acetyl-gamma-glutamyl-phosphate reductase has translation MNKEKLKVAIVGASGFTGSELARLLSDHPKVEIKMITSESHQGKPFSELHPQFFDRLDIPLVSAEEVSKEELDVIFLALPHGVSMDFVAKWKDSGAKIIDLSGDFRLSTKEVYEEWYNKKHSYPEGFATAVYGLPELFSEKIKPATLVANPGCYPTASILSLAPLFAKQLIKENSVIIDAKSGLTGAGIKASATTHFSNVNENFKAYGIAGHRHTIEIEEQLGGLAGGQTAVQFTPHLLPVDRGILVTAYAQVSGEMDQERLTEIYRDFYKDKPFVRLRNQAPGIKDVRGSHYCDVFPVWDKRTNRVIAISAIDNLLKGAASQAVHNMNLMFGLEDAEGLAQIPLKP, from the coding sequence ATGAACAAAGAGAAATTAAAAGTAGCCATAGTCGGTGCCTCTGGATTTACAGGGTCGGAACTAGCGAGATTATTATCTGACCACCCGAAGGTAGAGATCAAAATGATCACTTCAGAATCCCATCAGGGAAAGCCATTTTCGGAGCTGCATCCGCAGTTTTTTGATCGATTGGACATTCCACTGGTCAGTGCTGAGGAGGTTTCCAAGGAGGAGTTGGATGTGATATTTTTGGCTTTGCCTCATGGAGTTTCCATGGATTTTGTGGCAAAGTGGAAAGATTCAGGAGCCAAAATCATTGATCTCTCAGGAGATTTTAGGCTTTCTACCAAAGAAGTCTATGAAGAATGGTATAACAAAAAGCATAGCTATCCAGAAGGATTTGCGACTGCTGTTTATGGTTTGCCTGAGCTTTTTTCAGAAAAAATCAAACCTGCTACTCTGGTCGCAAACCCGGGATGCTATCCCACTGCCTCCATTTTAAGTTTAGCTCCTCTTTTTGCGAAGCAGCTTATCAAGGAAAACTCGGTGATCATAGATGCTAAATCCGGCTTGACCGGAGCTGGAATCAAAGCCAGTGCGACTACTCATTTTTCTAATGTGAATGAAAATTTCAAGGCATACGGAATAGCAGGACATAGGCATACAATTGAAATAGAAGAACAACTGGGAGGATTGGCAGGCGGCCAAACTGCGGTTCAGTTTACGCCACATTTGCTTCCCGTAGATCGAGGTATTTTAGTGACAGCTTATGCACAGGTAAGTGGAGAAATGGATCAGGAAAGGCTTACAGAGATCTATCGTGATTTCTATAAAGACAAGCCTTTTGTGCGACTAAGAAATCAGGCTCCGGGAATCAAAGATGTACGAGGAAGTCACTATTGTGATGTATTTCCGGTGTGGGACAAAAGAACGAACCGCGTTATTGCGATATCTGCCATTGATAATTTACTAAAAGGAGCGGCAAGTCAAGCGGTTCATAACATGAACTTAATGTTTGGTTTGGAGGACGCAGAAGGGCTAGCTCAGATACCATTAAAACCCTAA
- a CDS encoding glycosyltransferase family 2 protein codes for MSKNKFSICIPAYKSKYLQECIDSILEQKVADFELIILNDCSPEPIEEIVLKNEDPRIRYFKNEKNVGAYDLVDNWNKCLELSTGEYIVIMGDDDRLAPDYLTEFENLIQSYPDLNVYHCRSKIIDDDGNDVVLTPALPAFEYVYDSIWHRLRQLRSNYISDYVYRVSALKAQGGFYKLPLAWGSDDITAFIASSKKGIAHSNKPVFEYRSNRLSITSTGNDLHKMMADVSYSEWLSDFLRDNPPHPSDSVIYQHLLQEKDKYMHDKKLYTMMLSMRSSPFEKAKTWMSAKDKFGLSIKDIGVALAKSMKSKSY; via the coding sequence ATGAGCAAGAATAAATTTTCGATTTGTATTCCTGCTTACAAGAGCAAATACCTTCAAGAATGCATAGATAGCATCCTTGAACAGAAGGTTGCGGACTTTGAACTGATCATTTTGAATGACTGCTCGCCTGAACCAATAGAAGAGATCGTTCTGAAAAACGAGGATCCACGTATTCGCTATTTCAAAAACGAAAAGAATGTTGGCGCCTATGATTTGGTGGACAATTGGAACAAATGCCTAGAGTTATCCACTGGGGAATATATCGTCATAATGGGTGATGATGACCGTTTAGCTCCGGATTATTTGACAGAATTTGAAAATCTGATTCAATCCTACCCAGACCTGAATGTCTACCACTGTCGCAGCAAAATCATCGACGACGATGGAAATGATGTGGTGCTGACACCAGCTCTTCCGGCTTTCGAATATGTCTATGATTCGATTTGGCATCGCTTACGTCAGCTCCGCTCAAACTACATTTCAGATTACGTTTACAGGGTTTCAGCCCTGAAAGCCCAAGGTGGATTCTACAAACTTCCGCTGGCTTGGGGGTCAGATGATATCACAGCTTTTATAGCATCTTCGAAAAAAGGAATTGCTCACTCGAACAAACCGGTTTTCGAATATCGAAGCAACCGGCTTTCCATCACTTCAACGGGAAATGACCTGCATAAAATGATGGCAGATGTAAGTTACTCAGAATGGCTGAGTGATTTCTTGCGTGATAATCCTCCTCATCCTTCAGATAGTGTGATTTATCAGCATTTACTGCAGGAAAAGGATAAATATATGCATGATAAGAAATTGTACACGATGATGCTTTCCATGCGTAGTAGTCCATTTGAAAAAGCAAAAACCTGGATGAGCGCCAAGGATAAATTTGGTTTATCAATCAAAGACATCGGGGTAGCGTTGGCGAAAAGCATGAAATCAAAAAGCTACTGA
- the argB gene encoding acetylglutamate kinase — MSTQRILIKYGGNAMINPQLQQEIAAEIFKLQQAGNEVVMVHGGGPFINKALEKAAIKSHFIDGLRVTEELAFAEIQKALIGEVNANLVSTLNHHQLKAVGLSGKDAGMVSAKKYEHTTAEGEAVDLGLVGEITEIDGSLINMLCASGYVPVVACIADGSNGESYNINADTFAGKLASALNVDQMIVLTDVDGLFLNYPDPESIIHELDEEAVNQHMGSTIKGGMIPKINSCVLALKEGVKKAIILNGTRPEQIANYVVHNQRIGTTLTL; from the coding sequence ATGTCTACTCAAAGAATTCTCATCAAATATGGTGGGAATGCGATGATTAATCCCCAGCTGCAACAGGAAATTGCTGCAGAAATTTTTAAGCTTCAACAAGCCGGAAATGAAGTGGTCATGGTCCATGGAGGAGGACCCTTCATCAACAAGGCACTGGAAAAAGCTGCCATCAAATCTCACTTCATTGACGGGCTGAGAGTCACCGAGGAACTCGCTTTCGCCGAAATCCAAAAAGCACTGATTGGTGAAGTCAACGCAAATCTGGTTTCAACCCTAAACCATCACCAGCTCAAAGCAGTGGGGCTCTCCGGCAAAGACGCAGGTATGGTCTCTGCGAAAAAATATGAACACACCACTGCAGAAGGAGAGGCTGTGGACCTAGGATTGGTCGGAGAAATTACGGAAATTGACGGTAGTCTTATCAATATGCTTTGTGCCTCCGGCTATGTACCGGTAGTGGCTTGTATAGCAGATGGATCTAATGGCGAATCATATAATATTAATGCGGATACTTTTGCCGGAAAATTAGCTTCAGCACTTAATGTGGACCAAATGATTGTTTTGACAGATGTAGATGGACTTTTTCTAAACTACCCTGATCCAGAATCTATTATTCACGAATTAGATGAGGAAGCTGTAAATCAGCACATGGGAAGCACCATCAAAGGTGGCATGATCCCGAAAATCAATTCCTGCGTTTTGGCACTGAAAGAAGGCGTGAAAAAAGCCATCATTCTTAACGGAACCCGTCCAGAGCAAATCGCAAATTACGTAGTTCATAATCAAAGAATCGGAACAACCTTGACCCTATAA
- a CDS encoding NAD(P)/FAD-dependent oxidoreductase: MKPTIIIGGGIVGLFTAYYLQKEGVEVQVIDQGDMQVNCSTGNAGMIVPSHIIPLAAPGMISKGISWMFSSKSPFYIHPRLDAKLLKWCYQFYRAANPKHVERSVPILKNLSLLSKALYQEFRDEHPESLIALQEKGLMMIYQTEAVEKEEIEFAHLANANGLQADILSPADIRTFEPNLEVKARGAVRFPGDAHLDPGKLYGFLKSYLLEKGVKFLPNTTVTGFEKSSDSIKAVITDQGKIEAEKVILCGGSWSGKLADMLGFNLPMMGGKGYSFLQENQPEIIQSSILTEMKVAVSPYGEQVRFGGTMEIAGTNQQINMNRVKGIFESINRFYPDFEAKFPEQNKIWKGLRPCSPDGLPYIGFAPGYSNVMVNSGHSMMGISLAPASGKIISELHQQKDTTLGLKGFEVDRYM; this comes from the coding sequence ATGAAACCAACAATCATCATCGGAGGCGGAATAGTCGGTCTTTTCACTGCCTATTATCTTCAAAAGGAAGGAGTCGAGGTGCAGGTAATCGATCAGGGAGATATGCAAGTGAACTGCTCCACCGGAAATGCCGGCATGATCGTGCCGAGCCATATTATTCCCTTGGCGGCGCCAGGCATGATCAGCAAGGGGATTTCCTGGATGTTTTCTTCCAAAAGCCCCTTTTACATCCATCCGCGTCTGGATGCCAAATTACTGAAGTGGTGTTATCAGTTTTATAGAGCAGCCAATCCTAAACACGTGGAGCGAAGTGTTCCAATTTTGAAAAACCTGAGTTTACTCAGCAAAGCACTCTATCAGGAGTTTCGGGATGAGCATCCAGAATCGTTAATCGCTCTTCAGGAGAAGGGTTTGATGATGATCTATCAGACTGAAGCAGTGGAAAAGGAGGAAATCGAATTTGCCCATCTCGCGAATGCGAACGGTTTACAGGCAGATATCCTTAGTCCAGCGGACATTAGGACTTTCGAGCCAAACTTGGAAGTTAAAGCCCGTGGGGCAGTCCGTTTTCCTGGAGATGCCCACTTGGATCCCGGGAAACTATATGGTTTTCTAAAGAGCTATTTGCTGGAAAAAGGAGTGAAATTCCTTCCAAACACTACTGTAACTGGTTTCGAAAAAAGTAGCGATAGCATCAAAGCTGTCATCACAGATCAGGGAAAAATCGAGGCTGAGAAAGTTATACTTTGTGGGGGATCTTGGTCTGGAAAATTGGCGGATATGCTTGGCTTCAATCTTCCTATGATGGGCGGAAAAGGTTATTCTTTCCTACAGGAAAACCAACCTGAGATCATCCAATCCTCGATCCTAACTGAAATGAAAGTAGCAGTAAGCCCCTATGGGGAGCAAGTACGATTCGGAGGCACTATGGAAATTGCCGGTACCAATCAACAAATCAACATGAATCGGGTAAAAGGGATTTTTGAATCCATCAATCGCTTTTACCCTGACTTCGAGGCCAAATTTCCGGAACAAAATAAAATTTGGAAAGGGCTGAGACCCTGCTCTCCAGACGGACTTCCGTACATTGGTTTTGCTCCTGGATATTCAAACGTAATGGTGAATTCTGGTCACTCCATGATGGGAATCAGTTTGGCTCCAGCTTCAGGTAAAATCATCAGCGAATTACATCAGCAAAAGGACACTACCTTGGGACTGAAAGGTTTTGAAGTGGATAGATACATGTGA